In Brachypodium distachyon strain Bd21 chromosome 2, Brachypodium_distachyon_v3.0, whole genome shotgun sequence, one genomic interval encodes:
- the LOC100820903 gene encoding histidine--tRNA ligase, cytoplasmic, protein MATPPAAAAVMLGGKGATLSPAAVYALSLGLADPVIDASALQRLSTRAPSPQETPESLRGLALAPPESRAAAAVLLNKLLVTAADSSSALVTAATANGLAGSLDLAAAMPPASRDEASVAAASAPVAVALAAVIDCCAAPLVRVADAVAALSCEAARGDVAAFDVPASGDGLCDKDEADVAADVRVLLFGSKLVSSGGGPSGSLFAEVPAVNGAFREAVRALHKRVRIELNAPVKLGKRSTAGTGEGKEKALMVVATQLARSVHAMCELSVARARFCAGSIADANLQEKLVGGINVDDLKGMLDKVMVDSDAVSVLRGVNNHLLKFRDFLAWEAAVAMAVIEMDSSIQKPQAGVENETGSSQEKKQAGGKEGKGDKKSKKKTLGKGTSDVLMLLRDHATGGKDVPCMNSALIADWGIELSILFDPKCPKLESLVEKVKGIVESNETGRLPKIPKGTRDFGKEQMAIRERAFSIITGVFKMHGAVALDTPVFELRETLMGKYGEDSKLIYDLADQGGELCSLRYDLTVPFARYVAMNNISALKRYQIAKVYRRDNPSKGRYREFYQCDFDIAGVYEPMEPDFEVIKVLTELLDKLDIGMYEIKLNHRKLLDGMLEICGVPPEKFRTVCSSIDKLDKLSFEEVKKELVEEKGISNETAEKIGNLVKTRGPPLEVLLELRKEGSKFLENNGSIVALNELDILFKALEKANAIDRISFDLSLARGLDYYSGVIYEAVFKGATQVGSIAAGGRYDNLVGSFIKGEKKQVPAVGVSLGIERVFAIMEQQQQDKEKNQVIRATETEVLVSILGKDLILAAELVSELWSVGIKAEFKLTTRVQNHIKYAMQSGIPWMVLVGESELKDGKVKLKDIRANQEEEVLRKDFVQVLKQRLASP, encoded by the exons ATGGCgactcctcccgccgccgccgccgtgatgCTCGGCGGCAAGGGCGCCACGCTGTCCCCGGCGGCGGTCTACGCGCTCTCGCTCGGCCTCGCCGACCCCGTCATCGACGCCTCCGCTCTCCAAAGGCTCTCCACCCGCGCCCCCTCCCCGCAGGAGACCCCGGAATCCCTCCGTGGCCTCGCTCTGGCGCCGCCCGagtcccgcgccgccgcggcggtgcTTCTCAACAAGCTCCTCGTCACGGCCGCCGACTCCTCCTCCGCACTCGtcaccgccgccacggccaaCGGCCTCGCCGGGTCgctcgacctcgccgccgcgatGCCCCCCGCCTCCCGTGACGAggcctccgtcgccgccgcgtccgcgcCGGTGGCTGTCGCTCTCGCCGCCGTGATCGACTGCTGCGCCGCCCCGCTTGTTCGCGTCGCTGACGCCGTTGCCGCGCTGTCCTGCGAGGCCGCGCGTGGGGACGTTGCGGCGTTCGACGTTCCCGCCTCCGGCGATGGCCTCTGTGACAAGGACGAGGCTGATGTGGCCGCCGATGTCAGGGTACTTCTATTTGGGTCCAAGCTAGTCAGCAGCGGTGGAGGCCCCTCTGGGTCCTTGTTCGCCGAGGTGCCCGCCGTGAATGGGGCTTTCCGTGAAGCAGTGCGTGCCCTGCACAAGAGGGTGCGGATCGAGCTCAATGCTCCAGTCAAGCTGGGGAAGAGGAGTACCGCTGGAACTGGTgaggggaaggagaaggcTTTGATGGTGGTCGCGACACAGCTTGCAAGATCAGTGCATGCAATGTGCGAGCTGAGCGTTGCTCGAGCAAGGTTCTGTGCAGGGAGCATTGCTGATGCCAACCTCCAGGAGAAGCTTGTGGGAGGCATTAATGTTGATGATTTGAAGGGGATGCTTGATAAGGTTATGGTCGATTCAGATGCTGTGTCGGTCTTGCGGGGGGTGAACAACCACTTGCTCAAGTTTAGGGACTTCCTTGCCTGGGAGGCAGCTGTGGCGATGGCAGTGATTGAAATGGACAGTTCAATTCAGAAGCCACAAGCTGGTGTGGAGAATGAAACAGGCAGTTCACAGGAGAAGAAACAAGCTGGTgggaaggaagggaagggTGACAAAAAAAGCAAGAAGAAAACGTTGGGGAAGGGCACTTCTGATGTACTGATGCTTCTTAGGGATCATGCTACAGGGGGAAAGGATGTTCCTTGCATGAATTCTGCACTAATTGCAGATTGGGGAATCGAGCTCTCGATCTTGTTTGATCCCAAGTGTCCTAAACTGGAGTCTCTTGTGGAGAAAGTGAAGGGGATTGTAGAGAGCAATGAAACAGGGAGATTGCCTAAAATTCCCAAG GGAACACGTGACTTTGGGAAAGAGCAAATGGCCATAAGGGAGCGCGCATTTTCAATAATAACAGGTGTATTTAAGATGCACGGTGCTGTTGCACTTGATACACCTGTATTTGAGTTGAGAGAGACTCTAATGGGCAAATATGGTGAAGACTCAAAGTTGATATATGACCTTGCTGATCAG GGTGGTGAGCTTTGCTCTTTGCGGTATGACCTAACTGTCCCATTTGCCCGATATGTTGCAATGAATAACATAAGTGCATTGAAGAGATACCAGATAGCAAAAGTATACAGGAGAGATAACCCATCAAAAGGAAGATATCGAGAATTCTATCAATGTGACTTTGACATTGCTGGGGTATATGAGCCAATGGAGCCAGATTTTGAGGTTATCAAAGTTTTGACTGAATTGCTGGATAAGCTGGATATTGGCATGTATGAGATAAAATTAAATCACAGAAAGTTGCTTGATGGAATGTTGGAGATATGTGGTGTGCCTCCTGAGAAGTTCAGAACAGTTTGCTCGAGTATTGACAAGCTAGACAAACTATCATTCGAAGAGGTGAAAAAGGAACTG GTGGAAGAGAAGGGTATATCAAATGAAACTGCTGAAAAAATTGGCAATCTGGTAAAGACAAGAGGACCACCACTAGAAGTTTTGCTAGAATTGAGAAAGGAGGGTAGCAAGTTTCTGGAGAACAATGGGTCTATTGTTGCATTGAATGAGCTGGACATATTATTCAAAGCTCTGGAAAAGGCAAATGCGATAGACAGGATAAGTTTTGATTTAAGCCTTGCTAGAGGCCTTGATTACTATTCTGGTGTGATATATGAAGCTGTGTTCAAGGGTGCTACACAG GTCGGCTCTATTGCGGCTGGTGGCAGGTATGATAACCTTGTTGGTAGTTTCATCAAAGGGGAGAAGAAGCAAGTACCTGCTGTCGGCGTCAGTCTTGGAATAGAAAGAGTCTTTGCGATCAtggagcaacaacaacaagataaagaaaagaatcaG GTGATCCGTGCCACTGAGACGGAGGTTTTGGTGTCGATTCTTGGGAAGGACCTAATATTGGCTGCTGAACTTGTGAGCGAACTTTGGAGTGTTGggataaaggcagagttcaaGCTCACTACAAGGGTGCAGAACCACATAAAGTATGCCATGCAGTCAGGCATCCCGTGGATGGTGCTGGTTGGTGAGTCCGAGTTGAAGGATGGAAAGGTGAAATTGAAGGACATCAGGGCCAACCAGGAAGAGGAGGTTCTAAGGAAGGATTTTGTTCAGGTGCTGAAGCAGAGATTAGCTAGCCCTTAG
- the LOC100831025 gene encoding bifunctional protein FolD 2 → MAQIIDGKAIAAEIRRDIAAEVAALSSAHNIVPGLAVVIVGSRKDSQTYVSMKRKACAEAGIRSVDVDLPEDTSQAALVAEVHRLNADPSVHGILVQLPLPKHINEEHILNEISIEKDVDGFHPLNIGKLAMKGRDPLFLPCTPKGCMELLSRSGITVKGKQAVVVGRSNIVGLPVSLLLLKADATVSIVHSRTPNPEAIVRQADIIIAAAGQAMMIKGDWIKPGAAVIDVGTNSIDDPTRKSGYRLVGDVDFAEASKVAGHLTPVPGGVGPMTVAMLLKNTVDGAKRGIVL, encoded by the exons ATGGCGCAGATCATCGACGGCAAGGCCATCGCCGCCGAAATCCGGCGCGACATCGCCGCGGAGGTCGCCGCGCTCTCCTCCGCCCACAACATC GTGCCGGGGCTGGCGGTGGTGATCGTGGGGAGCAGGAAGGACTCGCAGACGTACGTGAGCATGAAGCGCAAGGCCTGCGCCGAGGCCGGCATCCGCTCCGTCGACGTCGACCTCCCCGAGGACACCTCCCAGGCCGCGCTCGTCGCCGAGGTCCACCGCCTCAACGCCGACCCTTCTGTCCACG GCATCCTTGTCCAGCTTCCATTGCCCAAACATATCAATGAGGAACATATATTAAATGAGATTTCCATTGAGAAAGATGTCGATGGTTTTCATCCTCTGAACATTGGGAAGCTTGCAATGAAAGGTAGAGATCCACTGTTCCTACCATGTACACCAAAG GGATGCATGGAGCTCCTGTCACGAAGTGGAATCACTGTGAAAGGAAAACAAGCAGTTGTGGTTGGGCGTAGCAACATTGTCGGTTTACCAGtatcccttcttcttctgaaggCGGATGCCACCGTGTCGATTGTGCATTCACGGACCCCAAATCCTGAAGCCATTGTGCGTCAAGCAGACATTATCATTGCAGCAGCTGGCCAGGCTATGATG ATAAAAGGAGATTGGATCAAGCCTGGTGCTGCGGTCATCGATGTCGGGACAAATTCCATCGATGACCCAACCAGGAAGTCTGGTTACAGGCTCGTCGGCGATGTGGATTTTGCAGAGGCGAGCAAGGTCGCTGGTCACCTGACACCAGTTCCTGGAGGTGTTGGACCAATGACTGTGGCGATGTTGCTGAAGAACACGGTGGATGGCGCAAAGAGGGGTATAGTcctgtag
- the LOC100831331 gene encoding heavy metal-associated isoprenylated plant protein 35: protein MAAAEEGTEPLMYQTLALKVSIHCEGCKKKVKRVLQSIEGVYKTDIDVQQHKVIVTGNVSLDALVKKLAKTGKHAEPWPEPAAPPPPPSAAANPGTGKKKKKKNRNKNKPADQPPPPPLECGGGPPENQDHAGTCDEASDGEQPPNSEAAAAGRGVHPVPATVNFNGGGGGGGGKKKKKGRGSGGGGNGDGGGGAVAEASPPHDAPPNPGADAGAYPPPHGAAMGMSYPGPGYYAGGGGGNMGMAAPPYGGVSYSTAHPLRSSAYYHPMIGAAGYAGPGAGYFYSTAAPAPAPGSYYMFSEENANACTVM, encoded by the exons ATGGCAGCTGCTGAAGAAGGCACAGAGCCACTCATGTACCAG ACTTTGGCTCTGAAGGTTAGCATCCACTGCGAGGGATGCAAGAAAAAGGTCAAGAGGGTGCTACAAAGCATAGAAG GGGTGTACAAGACGGACATAGACGTCCAACAGCACAAGGTCATCGTCACCGGCAACGTCTCCCTGGACGCGCTGGTGAAGAAGCTCGCCAAGACCGGCAAGCACGCCGAGCCATGGCCGGAgcccgccgctcctcctcctcctccctccgccgcggccAACCCCGGCaccggcaagaagaagaagaaaaagaacaggAACAAGAACAAGCCCGCcgaccagccgccgccgccaccgctggaGTGCGGCGGCGGTCCACCGGAGAACCAAGACCACGCGGGCACCTGCGACGAGGCGTCCGACGGCGAGCAGCCTCCCAATTctgaagccgccgccgccggcagagGCGTGCATCCGGTCCCGGCTACCGTCAATttcaatggcggcggcggaggcggaggggggaagaagaagaagaaagggaggggatcaggcggcggcggcaatggcgacggcggcggcggagcagtaGCGGAGGCGAGCCCCCCACACGACGCGCCCCCGAACCCCGGCGCTGACGCCGGGGCCTACCCGCCGCCTCACGGCGCGGCCATGGGCATGAGCTACCCGGGCCCGGGGTACtatgccggcggcggaggggggaACATGggcatggcggcgccgccgtacGGCGGGGTGAGCTACAGCACGGCGCACCCGCTGCGGAGCAGCGCGTACTACCACCCGATGATCGGCGCGGCGGGGTACGCGGGCCCGGGCGCCGGGTACTTCTactccacggcggcgccggcgccggcgcccgggTCGTACTACATGTTCAGCGAGGAGAACGCCAACGCGTGCACCGTCATGTGA